In Phreatobacter stygius, a genomic segment contains:
- a CDS encoding SRPBCC family protein — translation MPIKTDGQERRSIALEFELPGTPDQVWRAIATGPGISSWFVPSEVEERQGGAVAFHLGPGLESTGEVTAFEPPRCFAYVEPGWSETAPPLGTEFVIEARAGGTCVVRLVHSLFTTQSDWDDELGSMETGWPPFFEVLKLYLTHFAGQPGTSIRPTGQHAGSDAEAWALLTGKLNLADAALGQRRAAPAETAPPLAGTVERISEGGNHRELTLRLDQPAPGLAMVGAYSWGGITRAAVSLYFYGDDALAVAARQEPVWDDWMAEHFKTPPAAGKTG, via the coding sequence CGAATTGCCGGGCACGCCCGATCAGGTCTGGCGGGCGATTGCCACAGGTCCCGGCATCTCCTCCTGGTTCGTGCCTTCCGAAGTCGAGGAGCGGCAAGGCGGAGCGGTTGCCTTTCATCTGGGACCCGGCCTGGAATCGACAGGTGAGGTGACGGCCTTCGAGCCGCCCCGGTGCTTTGCTTATGTCGAGCCGGGCTGGAGCGAGACGGCGCCGCCGCTCGGCACCGAATTCGTCATCGAGGCGCGCGCCGGCGGCACCTGCGTGGTGCGTCTCGTCCACAGCCTGTTCACCACACAATCCGACTGGGATGATGAACTCGGCAGCATGGAGACCGGCTGGCCGCCCTTCTTCGAGGTGCTCAAGCTCTATCTCACGCATTTCGCCGGCCAACCCGGCACGTCGATTCGCCCGACCGGCCAGCATGCCGGCAGCGATGCCGAGGCCTGGGCCCTGCTGACCGGCAAGCTCAATCTCGCCGACGCGGCGCTCGGTCAGCGCCGCGCGGCGCCGGCCGAGACGGCACCGCCATTGGCCGGCACGGTCGAACGGATCAGCGAAGGCGGCAATCACCGGGAACTGACATTGCGGCTCGACCAGCCGGCGCCGGGCCTTGCCATGGTCGGCGCCTATAGCTGGGGCGGCATCACACGTGCCGCGGTCAGCCTCTACTTCTACGGTGACGACGCCCTGGCGGTCGCGGCGCGCCAAGAGCCGGTCTGGGACGACTGGATGGCGGAGCATTTCAAGACACCGCCGGCGGCGGGCAAAACGGGTTG